Proteins found in one Cervus canadensis isolate Bull #8, Minnesota chromosome 24, ASM1932006v1, whole genome shotgun sequence genomic segment:
- the TMEM169 gene encoding transmembrane protein 169, whose amino-acid sequence MEEPAPVEGQSQLPSPHYSSLRKAMAAALVLDGESTMGRRKKKKKESRPESIIIYRSGSETLDEEPGESEGGDQPKEEEGEDFLDYPVDDGVWNVPVDSRYVTLTGTITRGKKKGQMVDIHVTLTEKELQELTKPKPSSRETTPGGREACQLGADRGPHVVLWTLVCLPVVFLLSFVVSFYYGTITWYNIFLVYNEERTFWHKISCCPCLILFYPVLIMAMASSLGLYAAVVQLSWSWEAWWQAARDMEKGFCGWLCSKLGLEDCSPYSIVELLESDNISGNLSNKDATQEVETSTV is encoded by the exons ATGGAAGAGCCAGCACCAGTGGAAGGCCAGAGTCAGCTCCCAAGCCCCCACTACAGCTCCCTGAGGAAAGCCATGGCAGCTGCTCTGGTCCTTGATGGGGAATCCACCATGGGGcgcaggaaaaagaagaagaaagagtccCGCCCAGAATCTATCATCATCTACCGGTCAGGGAGTGAGACCCtggatgaggagcctggggaATCAGAAGGTGGGGATCAGCctaaagaggaggagggagaggatttCCTAGACTATCCTGTGGATGATG GTGTGTGGAACGTGCCCGTGGACAGCCGCTATGTCACATTAACTGGGACCATCACCCGAGGAAAGAAAAAGGGGCAGATGGTAGACATCCACGTCACCTTGACAGAGAAGGAACTGCAGGAGCTCACCAAGCCCAAGCCATCGTCAAGGGAAACGAcgcctggaggcagagaggcctgCCAGCTGGGAGCAGACCGTGGGCCACACGTGGTGCTCTGGACGCTGGTCTGCCTGCCTGTGgttttcctcctctcctttgtGGTCTCTTTCTACTATGGTACCATCACTTGGTACAATATCTTCCTCGTGTACAATGAGGAAAGGACCTTCTGGCACAAGATCTCATGTTGCCCCTGCCTTATCCTCTTCTATCCAGTGCTCATCATGGCCATGGCCTCTTCCCTGGGCCTCTATGCGGCCGTGGTCCAGCTCTCATggtcctgggaagcctggtggcaAGCTGCCCGGGACATGGAGAAAGGCTTCTGTGGTTGGCTATGCAGTAAGCTGGGTCTGGAAGACTGTTCTCCCTATAGCATTGTGGAGTTGCTTGAATCAGACAATATCTCAGGCAATCTGTCCAACAAGGATGCCACCCAGGAGGTAGAAACATCCACTGTCTAA